caaatactTCCTTGTATTAAATGATGGCATGATAGACAGAATGTTAAGAAGTAATATGAAAAGATgtatattatgaaaaatttaattaatctctTTTTTAATGAATGGTCAAAGTTTTCGATatttggaaattttaaaaaatatttaatgttctcATTTTGgatcaattaaaattagaattattcaatacaaagtaataaatgttttatttcttaaaaagtgCCCATATGTTACACGTTAACAAAACCCTTTAGAATAATAGAAATCAGATAGGAAGGTAACGGAGGAGTAACCGATGACAATTAGCCTAATTGCCTCCACAATTTTGACAACAACTCAAAACGTAGATTGCTTATGGTCAAAATCTACAATGCCTAACATTATACCCCACATGGAGCTCCTCCAATCATAACGCTACAGCATAAAGTGAAATTTTATAAACCAAAACGGCAGAAGCAACATGTTtttccaccacccacgaccaaCCCTCTAAACTAAATGACCTAAACATGCTTTCCATTGTTATCTACTAGTACATACATAAGTTcttaataatttctaaaattatatcTTAGTCTTGTCAAATTTTCAAATCTTAACCTTGTCcacttaattttcttaattcttgCACCCAAATGGCCCCAGTCGTAATTATGAAGTGTACCTAATTCAGCTCTCCATTTGTTTgtaaactaattataattatttaaaaaaaacagttttatttaatatactaCCGTACTAGTATTTCtctaaaaataagtgaataataatatataatatatactacTACATTCTAGGGAAGGCAATACTCCATATCAGCcgaataaaagaatttattggGAGGTGTGAATTAAAAACCGCAAGCCAACACAGATAATTAAATTGCACTACCCAGAAATTGAATGCAGGAGTCAAATTCTGCCAAGGAAgcataaagataaaaagaaaatccaatTAATGCGTTTGGACACCGACACCAACAGCACTTCACTTTTTACTCGGGGCCCAGCCCAGAATAACGGCAAGTAAGACCAGAAACTTCCAGATTCAGCAACTCTGTTGACGCGCAAAGTTTGTATTTAATCCATCGATAATTATAAATACTAGCAATTCGTTACGATCCAACTAAACGCACTCCAAGcattcaagaaaagaaaagaaaactaagaTTAATGGGAATTAAACAGAAATGAGAAAGCCGTCCCCACTCCCACCAAACCCAAACAATGCCGACAAAAATGATAAGACAGTGACAGTAGTAAAAGAAAACCAGAGTGATTGCAAATAATAATTAACGCTAACAGAAAGAAAGAGCGAGTTAATCACCTGGTGAAAACCGGTTTCCTTGGTGAGTGGAACACCGAGTTCGGCCATACACGCTTGCATTCTATCATCGGAACCATAGAGACCCGGGTAACGCTGAATGCAACGGTCCTGCATTTTCTGAAGAGCCTTGGCGAGAGGATAACTAATTGCAAAACCTCCTCCGCCATAGGCCAtgttataagagaagaaaatgttCTGCAAGTGACTCTCGGACAAACTCCCAATGTAATAGAACTGATTGTGATCATATTTTCTCAAAACCCGAATTAGGTTTTCGGTGACAAAAACGGTGTCGTCGTCGCCCATCACGAACCACCGCACGTCCTTCATCCCCAACCGCAGCGTCTCCGACACGATCCGCGAGATCCTAATCGCAGACCGGTGCCCCTGCCTGTTCGTGTACTTGAACCTCGCCGTGTCGCCGGAGATTCTCACCGGCGGGAGTGCGTCGCTGCTCTCCTCCGATTTCACCTCCTCGTCGAGCCACACAACGCCGCGCATGTCCCTCGCCCTGTACCAGAGCTTGATGTAGCTCCTCCTCTGCTCCCAAAGCTTCGCCGACGCCGCGATTCCGAACACCACGTGGCGGAGGTCCGTCCGGTCCTCGGGATTCGTCTCGAGGGAGCCTCGGCGGAGAACTGCGGCGGTGGCATTGACGGAGAGGATGGTTTTGGAGAAGTTGTCGGTGGAGAAAGGGGCGTCGTTGTTGCAGGCGCGTGAGGTGGAGACGAGCTTGAGCGTGTAGACGACGTAGGTGACGGAGACGAAGAGGATGAGAAGGACAAGAAGCCTTGGTAATGTGCGGTGCTGTTGGGGTGCAGCAATGGGAGTGGCAGCTGTCGGGGTTCTCATCTGTTCCCAAATGAGCTTCTCTGAGTCTTTCTCACCCATTTTGTATCCTAAAAAGCCCAGAAGCAGATCTTGTGGGGGCAAAGAGGTTCAATTCAATAGACTCAGGAGTGTGATTGTATTTTTGTATGCTATGCGATGGAGATGCATGATGTTTGGCGCTGTTGTTGGAATTTTGTGGAGTCCACGTGTCAATTAAGCGAATCCGATGGAAAATGGGTCTGTGAACCAAACGCCTGCGAGCATAGGCTAACATACTTTTTTTCTTGTGTGGGGGCAATTATTTGCTGGTTTTTACTTCTTCCaacctattttctttttatatcgtTCGCAGTGTTGCAGCTATCAACATTGTCTGACGCAAACGGAAACGCGTCTTCACGACGCAGATCTACCTCTACACGAAGCCAatttagggattttttttttctcattcacGGTAAATTTCTCACCAAAGCAAGTGTGCTTATGAATagcacacacatcaaatacGCAGCCGCAGCGTTATTTTGGCCGTTGTCCAAATCCGATATTTAATATTAAGAagagttttaagaaaatatattacttaaataaatacccgatatttaatattattaaataattttaataatagttacccgatatttaatattattaaaaaaaaattaagaacctttctcaataatttttaagaagAGAAAGATTACCAGTGAAGGACCTTTCTCAATAATTTTAagaagagttttaaaaaaatatatacccgatatttaatattattaaataaattacttaaatttcttatttcttgTGTAGTAGTTAAAAGGAGGTAATTGTTGGGATGACAAGAGAAGGGACGGACATGCATAGTAGTTACCCGATATTCGTCCCATACCCACGCTACTACCTATTTATAAAAGTACtcacaatataaaaataaaaaataaaatcgtgGGTATccacataaattaaataaaatcgtGGGTATCCacataaattatgtattttgtttCACTTACCATCGCTCTCCGCAAAATTACCAGAGCCAAATTAAGCTATTTGAGTTCCTAAGTAAATTTTATGCTAGGcattttaacaaatataaaatattttaatttttttgtaatttaaaaaaagatattatatttaaataatcatgttcaaaaataattttttaagttgataaaatatatacactgttgaattttttgaaaaagatttataaatttatttataataaattgtcTTTTACACTGAAGTACtgaatttaatgatattttatgatatatctatatttttttctaaacttaagtggtattttaatttttgagcttatgattcttttttaaaaatttaaattttaaaaataaaatttaaaactaaagttTCTATTCTTTTTGTACACGATGTGGGCCTTGATATGGTGACTCGATCTGTCGACTCGTAAATAATGATTGTTCGAACTAGTGACTCAACTTACGATCTTACATTAATATGTTTTGTCTGACGTGACGAAAGATGGGATGGGATGAGTTGGCCTGTTAGCTTGttacacatatatttttaaaaaaattataaatattaataggtGTTTAGACCTTAGGATGTTGCTTTgtactttttttaagtttataattttattgtttttatattattttataaattcaacTTCTCctataattatagaaaaatttatattataatcaaatttaggataaaaaatttatatactttacatttttctaattaaatttgttcctcttagaaaagttaaatttgtttcatttgagttaatcttataaaataagatattaatttttttttcatttctggtGGGTCGACGGGCACGATAAGCAGTGATGATGACAATTTTCATGGGAGAAGAAAAAGGAGTTAACATGACAACAACGTATTAATGATTAGACTTAATGATGTGACATATCATTGTTTAATAAAATGAGATTAACgataaataataagttaaaggataaaagttttcaaatataaattcatcaaaagtgaatttgagataataatatgaaaatcaacatttttaagtatatatatacatatgtatgCATGCATACACAAGATGATGCTTTAGTCCCGGACTGCAACTGGTATTAAGAAATggaaacaaaattaagaaaaaggaaaaaaactaaTGACCGTACCAAATCACATTACCGGAAACCAGCAAGGTTTAAAAGTCAGCCTGAATACCACTTGCATGTGTTAATTCAAACATCTATGCCTATAGTTGGAAAATCAATTGCACGAATACTATACTAAAACAAATGTTAAAATCTTATTCGTCGAATTTAAATTGAAGATTTAAAACAAAACCTTTGACAGAAATCAAAGGCATGGGATTACAGCCACGAATTCGGACTAATGAGCATTTTCCTAATTCTAATGGGAGGGTTGAAAACATTTCTATATTTGAAGCCATGCactattattttcataaataagtaGTAGTGTCAGATTATACAATAATTTCTCCAAGCATGTTTTAGTTTTCTAATAAGATAACTCGGGATCTATATAAACTCCTAGACCTTACTCTCTTCCTCATCCTCATTTTAAAGGAATCACGTAACAAACCATTTTCAACTCTTTTGACACAATGAATAACCCTGTCCGACGACATGCCCCAGCTGCTGCAGTAGTTGCCAACAGAAGCACGTTCACGGGCACAAAGTCACTTCCAAAAAGAGGGCAGATTAAGTCCAAGATAGTGGCAGGGATATGTTGGACACGAGGCCCAAGGCCCAACATattagaaacagaaaaaaaaaacataataccCGAAGAGCCCGACCCAATACCAATCAGTAAACAATCACACACGCCGCCCCTCTTACAGAACGGAGATCAGGTGTGGTCGGCGGCGGCACGAGGGAGGTTGGAAAGTGTCCGACACGGCGGATTTCGCTTGGGCTTCAGTGTCGCAGCACCCAAACGCTCCAACCGCGACTCTAAAACGCAACGTGACCGAGGTCTTCGTCGGGCCTCCGCTCCGGCCGCTATTTACTACTGTGGGTTAGTGCCTTCTTATagggtagtttttttttttgtttaaattattggtAATATGGCCTTAACTCATGATCCTGTACGCTTTGTGTCCTTGTTTGGATAGGATAATTTACggggaatgtattttttttttacggggAATTAAATTCCTTTCTATTAAAAGTAACTCTTTGAATATTTTACTAAAacgaatttaaaattttaggatttAAGAAGGAATTTTAGTTAgctgaaaaaaatagaatttaaaattccatCTATCTCAAGACAGTGAATTTGGAAAATTCTCACTCTCGACGGAGGCGGATCTTCGTGCTCTCGACGCGGAGCCTCGCTCACTCACTCTCGAATGCGAAGCCTCACTCTTGAACTTCTCTCTCTGGTTCGTCTTACTCTATTGTTTACTTGTGTTTTTGATTGAGATTTGGTTAAAGGGTTTCATGGTTTTGATGTTGTTCTTCTGtgataattgttttgttttattctgATCTTAATCTGAATTGCATATTACTCAATTTAATTCCAATCTGAATCGCAGACCTGATCCCTGGCTCTCGAACTTCTCTCTCCCTGCTTCGTCTTGCTCTATCATTtgctagggttttttttttttttttttattgagttttggTTCTAgggatttatgattttgatgttGTTCTACTGTGATGACtatttaataattgttttgttttactcTCATATTAATCACATTTTACTCCGTTGAATTCCAATCTTGGGGTTCATATATTTTCCTCAAGTATGTATTGTTCATCCTCAAGTGCTTtacacattaataatttttttatataacattccaagtattacaaaaatattagtctGTGCTTACTTCTATGGTTATGTGTATTGTTTGTGTTCTGTTTTGGGTTCAAAGCAAAGGTTATTGTATTCTGTTTTGGGAGTCGGATACCTATCCTGCAATTGAAAAACAAGTGGATATTATTCCCTGATTCTGTGTTTATTGCATAAGTTTCTCTTACCACTCTTAATTTACAgagtttcaaattcaatttttgttttacaaaggtgaaaagaaaaatagctaTTTAAATTTTCAGTTTCCATtagatttaatattatttagcaGTGAAAGGGACCTCCACTAGTAGGTGCATAAGTGGAAATTTGCAGCAAGCAATTTGCACCTTTGTTGATTTTGCTGAAGCAACGATCTTTATTATATAAACTATGTTTGTACACATTACAATACTTTATAGGTTAATGATAGTCCTTGGATATATTCCTTATCATGACTTTAAGTGCTCTATAAGATTTATCTAAATGGTTATGCCTTTCATCGTGCTTGCCATCATGTGTTTGCTGTTTTATGTATCAATGCTGAGAATTGGTagtaactatattttttttcaaaggtaTAGTAACTTATTTTGCGTCCTGATTCACTGTTCTTATGATTTTGCTATCCTAAAGATTAGGCTGAGCTAATTTCGACAGCTTTAAACTTGTAGTTAGGGAGAACATACAACAGCATTATACTTTCCCAGCATAGAAGTAATGTGTAATTAATAATACCTCTGATTACTTTGTTTCCCTTGCTTCTTgtaccttttattttattaggtaGCTAACAGATACCAATCGCCATATTTGAAAATGGGGAAGGGGAAGGGGGTGGGGTGGGGAATTAGATTCTATGAAATGGAAACTAAGTTTTCAGTTGAACCATACTGTTCTTAACCAATAGGAATGTTAAAATCACCTTGGCTTTAGATGCATCTTCATCCTTCAGCAAGTCcattttctgttttataatttttgggtTTGTGGTTGTCAATGTGAAACTTTTCAGCAAGAGTTGAAGTTCTATTTTTACTCTTGTTACTTACCATAACATGCCCTGTTCGATATTATGTTATGCCAATTGCCCGGACACTCACTAGTAGTAGTAGTAATTAGTACTGTTATAACCACTGTTATAACCACGGTGCTGCATTTATGGTTTCAGTTAAGTGGGTTTGCTAGGAGTCACTCATATAGAATGCTTACATACTGGAAATTTGATGTATGTGTTGGCGCCTCATTGATTCTAATTGTGGTTGGCATATTCACCGTGCATTTTTTGGGTCATTTGGAAAGCAATGGTTTGATTATTATATGCAAATACACTATCTACATTGAGTCATATCATATGTAGTGGAAGCACTGGATGTTTTATGTGTGCAGGGATAGATCGTGAGAATGTCTTTTGGCTTATGTAGggactactttttttttaattaagcttTTCAAACTATTTGGATGTCTTAGGTTGTATTCTGGAATCAGTAATGTTCAAACTgttctcatttttatatttttaatgacatTGATGATGATAAAATGTAGAGGAGGTACTTTATATATGCTTTcttatgttttagtttttcttgttggaatatatattttttatgctttagttctaaatttatatttttaaaatataattggacAAGAAtatagataaatttttaaagcaattattataaaaataacaatttttatttatatgaccatttatatttttaaaatataattggagaaaaaataaaaaaatgaaatataataaattgaaattatttaattcaagcaaataattcaaaatataagaaatttaaattgttttatccaAACATGAAATTTGAGATTCAAGGAATTTTAATTGGTTTATCCAAACAAGGAATTTTAAAATCCAAGAATTTTAAttgatgcattttaatttccctgaaattttaaaatactccATCTTGAGTATGTGGGATTTTTGGTCATATGTGCTTTTGGCCCTGGCTAACATCATGGGCTATGGCTGAGTTTTTAGTCCTATAGAGGAGCCGGATCCTTTAGTTTAACTAGCAAAAGGGGAAAAATGGTTGGGTTGGTGTGTTCTGGTGGTCAAGTTGCCTTTTTTGTTGAGTAAATTCTATCTAAAtggaattgttttaattttttttttaatttgatttatacaATTTGTAATAATAGATTCATAAATAAGATGTAGTCTTGTTCCTTATTCTGATTTGGATTTTTATCTGTGACAGCTGTATAAACATTCTAGTTATGGAAGATTCTGATCAACCAGCCAAATCTGCTGAAAACCAGCAAACTGAACAAGGTATGTCTGCTTatattttatctataatttGTTAATTCTGCCTTTTCATTGGACTCAAATGTCCAATCTTGTTTGCTTCTGTTCTCTGTATTAATGCTTATtactatattttgtttattttcagtGTGTAGTTTTTTCAGAAAGCCagttaataaaaagaatataaggAAACGAACTATTGTTAATGAAGATAATGAGGAGGACTCAAACAATGAAACTTCTCTGTTGCATATTCAGAAGAAGACCTTAAAGCCTGATAATAAGTTGTACTTTTCCACTGGTTCTTCAAAAAGCTCTGCATCTGCTGAACCCAGTGAAGAACCAGGAAAACCAGTCTTTCAGTTCGAGTCTTCAAAAGAGATTCAAGTTCAGCATGATAGCAAAGCAACTGCAACACTAGAGACCGAGACTGAGTTTTCAAAAGATGCTCGTGCCATCCGTGAAAGAGCTCTTAAGCAAGCAGAGGAGAGTCTGAAAGGGAAAAGCCCAAGTTctaagaatgaaaaattatataagggAATGAACAGTTACAAAGACTACAAGGCTGGCTTTCGTAGGGAGCAAACAATTGCTAGTGAAAAAGCTGGCGGGTCACATGGTCCTCTTAGGGCTTCAGCTCATATAAGAGTTTCAGCGAGGTTTGATTATCAGCCTGACATATGTAAGGATTATAAGGAAACTGGTTACTGTGGATATGGTGATTCATGTAAGTTTATGCATGATCGAGGGGACTACAAGTCTGGGTGGCAGATGGAGAAGGAATGGGAAGAAGCTGAGAAAGCAAGGAAGATGAGATTGGCTGCAGGAGAGGATGCAGATGAGGAGGGTGCTAATTTgactgatgaagatgatgaggaTTCTTTACCATTTGCCTGTTTCATTTGTAGAAACACTTTTGTGGATCCTGTAGTAACCAAGTGCAAGCACTACTTCTGCGAGCATTGTGCATTGAAGGTATAGGACTTTGCAAATAAGGTTTCATTAGTAATAGTTAGAAGTTATCTAGTGTTGAGCATGTGattcaatatttataattaagattttatgTAACTCATTTAGTTTGATTATATTAGGTTGCAGTTGTTCTATGCTGAGTAGTTGCTCTGGttggttaaattttattaatctactatttgatttttttttatccttttgtttTGGGAATGGGCAGAGGACGTGTTCCTTTAGACTTGTGACATTGTTACTGTAGTAACACGTAATTCCTTTCTATTTAATCATGTCTAACTTTCTGTTTGGTTTTATTTACAGCATCATGCAAAGAATAAGAAGTGTTTTGTCTGCAACCAGCCAACTCTTGGCATTTTTAACGTTGCTCATGAGATACGCAGGAAGATGGCCGAGGATAAATCATAAAAATGTCTCTCTAGGATCCATGGATCTCTTTACTTCATGGAAGTTATCTTTTCTCCCCCATTTTAGTTTCATGTTAAAGATTGATGCTATGTAATGAGTTGAAAACATACCAGAAGTTTGCACAGTGGAATTAGTTGATTCATTTTGTTGTATTTCTTTGCCTTATAGATTCCAGAATATCTAATGGTGAGAGACATTTATGATATACCCGTTTGTATATAGGGTCATACTGTGGTTCTTTTTACAGTAGTTTGTtaccaaataaattttgaatagaGCGACCTTTACTTACACAATTCTTATTGAATTATATTGTTGTCATTGTTAGCAAGATTTAAATCTGATATGTGGTCCTGTTAGCAGATATACTGACATAATCTGGTGAAAAGATTAAATGTATGACTTTATGATTCTCAATAGGAATAACAAGAAAGCACTAGATTGCTTCACTGAATCTACTTATATATAGATTCATTCTCAGTTACGAGTCATTGATTTGTTTATTGGCCTTTGGTTAGGATATTTGCAATGCTATCTTTCAATTAAGAATTGGATCATTGCACCATAAGAAAGCACCGTTTTGTTGGCAACCAGCGGAATGGCATGCAAGAAGTGAGATTAGACTGTCGGTTTTCATTTTTATGAAGGCTTGCATTTTTCTTTGTTGAGTAAATGACCCGGTGGGATTCATGCTCCTTCTACTGAGCTGAGTCATGTTTGCAAAAATTTTGACCAttgcaaaataaaatcataGAATAAGATAAGCATTTAGagaaccttttttattttttttttgttagaaggattacgttatataaaataataagagatgCTTCAGTGTATGAATGAATTAATCAGTTCACTCATTTAATCTCATACTCTGACTCTGAGGATCAAAATGTAGAGGCTAGGGGAAGAGAAGGAAACCACCAAGACAAGTATCTTGCCCTTCAGTTGAGGAGagataaatttatgaaattgaCAAGATGGTGGTTATGGTATTAGAACTCTATTTTTCTAGTATCTGAGCCAATTAAGTTAGTCTGCTCAGAAACTTATGGTAGCACCACACTAACATAAAAACAAAGTGCCAACTCTTCAGTGGTTTCCAAACATTCAATGTTTAGACATTAATTTCATGTATGTTTTTTCCTTAAAATCCACAGGATTTATTCATTCACACCCCTAGTATTCCTATGAAACTTTCTAATCTGCAGGATGGAAACAAGCCATTgaacaaaatgtcaaaaatgagaaggaaaaaaaaatgaagttacaCATTAACTACAGTTCGAATTTATATCCTggattaataaaaacaaaattaacattaaagATGAAAAGGAAGACAGAATCAAATCATACACAAAAAATGAAGTCAAAATAACATTAGATTTGCCCTTAGTTTTACTGATTGATCTGTTAGCAACAAAAAGCCATTGTGTATTCAGCAAGACTTGGAGTCCAAAAATTGACGCATGCAGCTTTAAGTGAGACGAAAAGACGAAAGAATAGTTCGCTCTGTTTTCGTCGCACGGGTCCGTAACTTAAATAAACGACGGGACTTTCATTTTGTAGTGTCAGCAACTTACTTGTTTTTAGTATATTACTCGATGTGGGCTTTTGTGGAAAATGTAGGCACCCAGACACTTGACATTCTCAGTCATTCGTGCTACGGTACCCCTCGTccattcaagactcaagagacTGCTGTCACTGTCCTCCCTCATCCATGCATTTTATCAATATTGATTTTTCATCACACTTTCTTATTCTCCTATTACCAATCTACTTTTTAGAGTATTTGGACTGGGAAAGCATGCCAACTAGATGTGTTAACTGGAAAGAAAAGGAGTGCATAGAAAACCATTGTGTTAACTGATTGAACATCATGATGGTACAAACTATCAAGCAATACACCATGTATATTTATACGATCGGAGATATGAGTATCATGTAAGCTAAGTGCTAAGCATCACTAACTGAATGGACATG
This genomic interval from Glycine max cultivar Williams 82 chromosome 5, Glycine_max_v4.0, whole genome shotgun sequence contains the following:
- the LOC100818244 gene encoding uncharacterized protein; its protein translation is MGEKDSEKLIWEQMRTPTAATPIAAPQQHRTLPRLLVLLILFVSVTYVVYTLKLVSTSRACNNDAPFSTDNFSKTILSVNATAAVLRRGSLETNPEDRTDLRHVVFGIAASAKLWEQRRSYIKLWYRARDMRGVVWLDEEVKSEESSDALPPVRISGDTARFKYTNRQGHRSAIRISRIVSETLRLGMKDVRWFVMGDDDTVFVTENLIRVLRKYDHNQFYYIGSLSESHLQNIFFSYNMAYGGGGFAISYPLAKALQKMQDRCIQRYPGLYGSDDRMQACMAELGVPLTKETGFHQYDVYGNLFGLLASHPVTPLVSLHHLDVVEPIFPNVTRVEALQRLTIPMKFDSAGLMQQSICYDKSKSWTVSVSWGFAVQIFRGVFSPREMEMPSRTFLNWYRRADYTAYAFNTRPVSRNPCQKPFVFYFSKAKYNSTMQQIVSEYERHRVPHPDCKWNMANPAALNKVEVYKKPDPHLWDRAPRRNCCRVRKSKEKRTMVIDVGMCREGEVSET
- the LOC100787434 gene encoding zinc finger CCCH domain-containing protein 1 isoform X2, whose translation is MNNPVRRHAPAAAVVANRSTFTGTKSLPKRGQIKSKIVAGICWTRGPRPNILETEKKNIIPEEPDPIPISKQSHTPPLLQNGDQVWSAAARGRLESVRHGGFRLGFSVAAPKRSNRDSKTQRDRGLRRASAPAAIYYCGCINILVMEDSDQPAKSAENQQTEQVCSFFRKPVNKKNIRKRTIVNEDNEEDSNNETSLLHIQKKTLKPDNKLYFSTGSSKSSASAEPSEEPGKPVFQFESSKEIQVQHDSKATATLETETEFSKDARAIRERALKQAEESLKGKSPSSKNEKLYKGMNSYKDYKAGFRREQTIASEKAGGSHGPLRASAHIRVSARFDYQPDICKDYKETGYCGYGDSCKFMHDRGDYKSGWQMEKEWEEAEKARKMRLAAGEDADEEGANLTDEDDEDSLPFACFICRNTFVDPVVTKCKHYFCEHCALKHHAKNKKCFVCNQPTLGIFNVAHEIRRKMAEDKS
- the LOC100787434 gene encoding zinc finger CCCH domain-containing protein 1 isoform X1, yielding MNNPVRRHAPAAAVVANRSTFTGTKSLPKRGQIKSKIVAGICWTRGPRPNILETEKKNIIPEEPDPIPISKQSHTPPLLQNGDQVWSAAARGRLESVRHGGFRLGFSVAAPKRSNRDSKTQRDRGLRRASAPAAIYYCGEFGKFSLSTEADLRALDAEPRSLTLECEASLLNFSLCCINILVMEDSDQPAKSAENQQTEQVCSFFRKPVNKKNIRKRTIVNEDNEEDSNNETSLLHIQKKTLKPDNKLYFSTGSSKSSASAEPSEEPGKPVFQFESSKEIQVQHDSKATATLETETEFSKDARAIRERALKQAEESLKGKSPSSKNEKLYKGMNSYKDYKAGFRREQTIASEKAGGSHGPLRASAHIRVSARFDYQPDICKDYKETGYCGYGDSCKFMHDRGDYKSGWQMEKEWEEAEKARKMRLAAGEDADEEGANLTDEDDEDSLPFACFICRNTFVDPVVTKCKHYFCEHCALKHHAKNKKCFVCNQPTLGIFNVAHEIRRKMAEDKS
- the LOC100787434 gene encoding zinc finger CCCH domain-containing protein 1 isoform X3, which produces MEDSDQPAKSAENQQTEQVCSFFRKPVNKKNIRKRTIVNEDNEEDSNNETSLLHIQKKTLKPDNKLYFSTGSSKSSASAEPSEEPGKPVFQFESSKEIQVQHDSKATATLETETEFSKDARAIRERALKQAEESLKGKSPSSKNEKLYKGMNSYKDYKAGFRREQTIASEKAGGSHGPLRASAHIRVSARFDYQPDICKDYKETGYCGYGDSCKFMHDRGDYKSGWQMEKEWEEAEKARKMRLAAGEDADEEGANLTDEDDEDSLPFACFICRNTFVDPVVTKCKHYFCEHCALKHHAKNKKCFVCNQPTLGIFNVAHEIRRKMAEDKS